A window of the Streptomyces griseochromogenes genome harbors these coding sequences:
- a CDS encoding ATP-binding protein, whose product MTTHTETTTASRLESFIDAMIDMGQTGQVFGEHGIGKTATFFSHLARAHPDTSLVYVPAANLTPDDLLVNAPVRDPHTGELVLRQLVMSQLTPGRPFVLLVDDSLQAGDTIQSQLMQIACNWTLGEHDLRALGCVGVFLTDNESLSETSARRGDLALLDRMVTLRITANDTSWRRHLAAKYRPWDLRAVFSLWASLSPALRELLSPRTLDHILANAREGFPLRWGLPLLDGARLRLAEPGPDGRPGHDRTAEVLDRIAEAVGVANPARIADPVRQVVRAALRNRWTVLLQGPPGCGKTEAVRETLREGMGREPLYFSLPVTNVEDLCAPVPSPDGTLENLLAAKFTGPEPKAIVWDEYNRPKDRAAFAKLMEITQEWSLAGRRIENLRAQIAVQNPPYHLGRKLLVSRNNITQATRFTASLTVEPEDVPANEWLLSRYGSDAETVLEWWKHDIDDEGRAWITKRTLERLIKLHRRGLPLEMGTMYLGDGEYAPVPLTALIDRLSDRQVTGLRELARDTDAWEARLRRAAEHSTEGGDDSDTVHQILANAELSQLKKHRGPVARLVRLLPAKLRATYLVGASEEQQRFWTEVFTTMRRG is encoded by the coding sequence ATGACCACACACACGGAGACGACCACGGCCTCCCGGCTGGAGTCGTTCATCGACGCGATGATCGACATGGGACAGACCGGTCAGGTCTTCGGCGAGCACGGCATCGGCAAGACGGCGACGTTCTTCTCGCACCTGGCCCGCGCCCACCCGGACACGTCCCTGGTGTACGTGCCCGCGGCGAACCTGACGCCGGACGACCTGCTCGTCAACGCGCCCGTGCGCGATCCGCACACCGGTGAACTGGTGCTGCGCCAGCTGGTGATGAGCCAGCTCACGCCGGGCCGCCCGTTCGTACTGCTCGTCGACGACTCGCTGCAGGCCGGCGACACGATCCAGTCGCAGCTGATGCAGATCGCCTGCAACTGGACCCTGGGCGAGCACGATCTGCGGGCCCTCGGCTGTGTGGGCGTGTTCCTCACGGACAACGAGTCGCTGTCCGAGACGTCGGCCCGGCGTGGGGACCTGGCGCTGCTCGACCGCATGGTGACCTTGCGGATCACGGCGAACGACACCTCCTGGCGCCGGCACCTGGCGGCCAAGTACCGCCCGTGGGACCTGCGTGCGGTGTTCAGCCTGTGGGCGTCGCTCTCCCCCGCCCTGCGCGAGCTGCTGTCCCCGCGCACCCTGGACCACATCCTGGCGAACGCCCGGGAGGGGTTCCCGCTGCGCTGGGGCCTGCCCCTGCTCGACGGCGCACGGCTGCGGCTGGCCGAGCCCGGCCCGGACGGCAGGCCCGGACACGACCGCACGGCCGAGGTACTCGACCGGATCGCGGAGGCGGTGGGCGTCGCCAATCCGGCGAGGATCGCGGATCCGGTCCGGCAGGTCGTCCGGGCCGCGCTGCGCAACCGCTGGACGGTGCTGCTCCAGGGCCCGCCGGGGTGCGGCAAGACGGAGGCCGTGCGGGAGACCCTGCGCGAGGGGATGGGCCGGGAACCGCTGTACTTCTCGCTGCCCGTGACCAATGTCGAGGACCTGTGCGCGCCCGTCCCGTCCCCGGACGGCACGCTCGAGAACCTGCTGGCGGCGAAGTTCACCGGCCCGGAGCCGAAGGCGATCGTCTGGGACGAGTACAACCGGCCCAAGGACAGGGCCGCGTTCGCCAAGCTGATGGAGATCACCCAGGAGTGGTCGCTGGCAGGACGGCGGATCGAGAACCTGCGCGCCCAGATCGCCGTACAGAACCCGCCGTACCACCTGGGCCGCAAGCTGCTGGTGTCCAGGAACAACATCACTCAGGCGACCCGCTTCACCGCCTCGCTCACCGTGGAGCCCGAGGACGTCCCGGCCAACGAGTGGCTGCTGTCCCGCTACGGCTCCGACGCCGAAACGGTGCTGGAGTGGTGGAAGCACGACATCGACGACGAGGGCCGTGCCTGGATCACCAAGCGCACTCTGGAGCGGCTCATCAAGCTGCACCGGCGTGGACTGCCGCTGGAGATGGGCACGATGTACCTCGGCGACGGCGAGTACGCGCCCGTGCCGCTCACCGCGCTGATCGACCGCCTGAGCGACCGCCAGGTCACCGGCCTGCGCGAACTCGCCCGCGATACCGACGCCTGGGAGGCACGCCTTCGCCGGGCCGCCGAGCACTCCACCGAGGGCGGCGACGACAGTGACACCGTCCACCAGATCCTCGCGAACGCGGAACTCTCCCAGCTGAAGAAGCACCGGGGGCCGGTCGCCCGCCTGGTGCGCCTGCTGCCCGCGAAGCTGCGGGCGACCTACCTGGTGGGCGCGTCGGAGGAGCAGCAGCGGTTCTGGACGGAGGTCTTCACGACGATGAGACGCGGCTGA
- a CDS encoding DUF2201 family putative metallopeptidase — protein MAYGERGRPRAPVVDLADRRAIERYRPADPAVVEEARRLKEAALLDFGLTQSAVASWLYSKCRHQIPTTAVDTAAVVASGDGSCLLLYNPDFFVRLGLDGVKFVLFHEARHLVHRHLFADDELRADPVFTLAAEVAINHVALVRLDREELPLLDGRPTGIDPRAVYDGYVADLTAHALEPVPYERFIETDLRVYGELKRMHRPPVPEPLCAHLVDGLVPADQETVDAITSSALLNSLLAARRGHAGAERELLDLMGRTEDGSARAARIWGKLGAGMLRGETTRTRTVDWWQRWLVDVLGSRLREGERLVYPKKRGALLAALGQDPVLARRGPVREKVLVIAYDTSGSMPQHVIHWLTELVGRIDGVEAHWLSFDAVVMPFRPGEHVYGGGGTSFQAVADYVEGRTEVGGRRLDAVPDAVVVLTDGYAPPITPAEPEKWIWLITEGGDEWPERHRPAMDSHRVTTGSR, from the coding sequence ATGGCGTACGGAGAGCGGGGGCGGCCGCGCGCGCCGGTGGTGGACCTCGCCGACCGCAGGGCGATCGAGCGGTACCGCCCGGCGGACCCGGCGGTGGTCGAGGAGGCGCGGCGGCTGAAAGAGGCCGCGCTGCTGGACTTCGGTCTCACCCAGTCGGCGGTGGCCTCCTGGCTGTACAGCAAATGCCGGCACCAGATCCCGACGACCGCGGTGGACACGGCCGCGGTGGTCGCCTCCGGCGACGGCTCCTGCCTGCTGCTGTACAACCCTGACTTCTTCGTCCGGCTGGGCCTGGACGGTGTGAAGTTCGTGCTCTTCCACGAGGCACGGCACCTGGTGCACCGCCATCTGTTCGCCGACGACGAGCTGCGTGCCGACCCGGTGTTCACGCTGGCCGCCGAAGTGGCGATCAACCACGTGGCGCTGGTTCGCCTCGACCGGGAGGAACTCCCGCTCCTGGACGGCCGGCCCACCGGCATCGACCCCCGGGCGGTGTACGACGGCTACGTGGCGGACCTGACGGCACACGCCCTGGAGCCGGTGCCGTACGAACGGTTCATCGAGACGGACCTGCGGGTCTACGGCGAGCTGAAGCGGATGCACCGGCCCCCCGTCCCGGAACCGCTGTGCGCGCACCTGGTGGACGGCCTCGTCCCCGCCGACCAGGAGACCGTCGACGCGATCACCTCCTCCGCGCTGCTCAACTCCCTGCTGGCGGCCCGCCGCGGCCACGCGGGCGCGGAGCGCGAGCTGCTGGACCTGATGGGCCGTACCGAGGACGGTTCGGCGCGGGCCGCCCGGATCTGGGGGAAGCTCGGCGCCGGCATGCTGCGCGGCGAGACGACGCGCACGCGGACCGTCGACTGGTGGCAGCGCTGGCTCGTGGACGTGCTGGGTTCCAGGCTCCGCGAGGGCGAGCGGCTCGTGTACCCCAAGAAGCGGGGCGCGCTGCTGGCGGCCCTCGGCCAGGACCCGGTGCTCGCCCGGCGCGGCCCGGTCCGGGAGAAGGTGCTGGTGATCGCCTACGACACCTCCGGTTCGATGCCCCAGCACGTGATCCACTGGCTCACCGAACTCGTCGGCCGCATCGACGGGGTGGAGGCACACTGGCTGTCCTTCGACGCGGTGGTGATGCCTTTCCGGCCGGGCGAGCATGTGTACGGCGGTGGCGGCACGAGCTTCCAGGCGGTCGCGGACTACGTCGAGGGCCGCACGGAGGTGGGCGGCCGCCGGCTGGACGCCGTTCCGGACGCCGTCGTGGTCCTCACCGACGGGTACGCCCCGCCGATCACACCCGCCGAGCCGGAGAAATGGATCTGGCTGATCACCGAGGGCGGCGACGAATGGCCCGAACGGCACCGACCCGCGATGGACTCCCATCGCGTCACCACAGGATCGCGGTAG
- the ddaH gene encoding dimethylargininase, protein MPSKKALVRRPSPRLAEGLVTHIEREKVDVELAVEQWEAYVEALGTHGWETIEVDAEDDCPDSVFVEDTVVMYKNVALITRPGAESRREETAGVEEAVARLGCSVNWIWEPGTLDGGDVLKVRDTIYVGRGGRTNAAGVQQLRAAFEPLGARVVPVPVSKVLHLKSAVTALPDGTVIGHIPKVDRPSLFPGFLSVPEESGAHVVLLGGHKLLMAASAPKTAELLTDLGHEVVTVDISEFEKLEGCVTCLSVRLRELYA, encoded by the coding sequence GTGCCCAGCAAGAAGGCGCTCGTCCGCCGTCCCAGCCCCCGCCTCGCCGAAGGCCTGGTGACGCACATCGAGCGGGAGAAGGTCGACGTCGAGCTGGCCGTCGAGCAGTGGGAGGCCTACGTCGAGGCCCTCGGCACGCACGGCTGGGAGACGATCGAGGTCGACGCGGAGGACGACTGCCCGGACTCGGTGTTCGTCGAGGACACCGTCGTCATGTACAAGAACGTGGCGCTGATCACCCGGCCCGGCGCCGAGTCCCGGCGGGAGGAGACCGCGGGCGTCGAGGAGGCGGTGGCCCGTCTCGGCTGCTCGGTGAACTGGATATGGGAGCCGGGCACCCTGGACGGCGGTGACGTCCTGAAGGTCCGCGACACCATCTACGTGGGCCGGGGCGGACGCACCAACGCGGCCGGCGTGCAGCAGCTGCGGGCCGCCTTCGAGCCGCTCGGCGCGCGCGTGGTGCCCGTGCCCGTGAGCAAGGTGCTGCACCTGAAGTCGGCGGTCACCGCGCTGCCGGACGGTACGGTCATCGGGCACATCCCGAAGGTGGACCGGCCGTCGCTGTTCCCTGGCTTCCTGTCGGTGCCCGAGGAGTCCGGCGCGCACGTGGTCCTGCTCGGCGGCCACAAGCTGCTCATGGCGGCGAGCGCCCCGAAGACGGCGGAGCTGCTGACCGACCTCGGCCACGAGGTGGTCACGGTGGACATCAGCGAGTTCGAGAAGCTCGAAGGCTGTGTGACCTGTCTCTCGGTGCGACTGCGGGAGCTGTACGCCTGA
- a CDS encoding ribonuclease inhibitor codes for MQAGRRRRGAALIAGALAAGPSPVRHLLLGTDALGDAGAEAVAGAGVDVETLYLGCNGITAAGACRIADQLRASPQVVTGVWLKRNPLGGAGGHAAAELLESARSLRTLDLVQTGLDPSGAAVLADALLAAEQGGRRIERLFVGGNPLGEAGARALAAVLAAGAVDELYVSAVRLGDAGALRLAEGLERAPHGRLIRLSVASNGIGPRAVVRLVTAAAAAGVTLLDLGRVRAAAVLAAEDNHVDLAAADAIGRALAQAEHRLGHLVLTHTGMRSPEAHRLLDHAADSRTATRYRLGNGIATSVKQRLAALSSHIPALPIPRDVAAVRSVYRTAPPDEQ; via the coding sequence GTGCAAGCAGGGCGTCGGCGCCGAGGGGCCGCGCTGATCGCCGGAGCCCTGGCCGCCGGACCCTCGCCGGTGCGGCATCTGCTGCTCGGCACGGACGCGCTGGGCGACGCCGGAGCCGAGGCCGTGGCCGGGGCGGGCGTGGACGTCGAGACGCTCTATCTCGGCTGCAACGGCATCACCGCGGCCGGTGCCTGCCGGATCGCCGACCAGCTGCGGGCCTCCCCGCAGGTCGTCACCGGTGTCTGGCTCAAGCGCAACCCGCTGGGCGGGGCGGGCGGGCACGCGGCGGCCGAGCTCCTGGAGTCGGCACGGTCGTTGCGCACCCTCGACCTCGTCCAGACCGGGCTGGACCCGTCGGGCGCGGCCGTCCTCGCCGACGCGCTGCTCGCAGCGGAGCAGGGCGGGCGGCGGATCGAGCGGCTCTTCGTCGGGGGAAATCCGCTGGGCGAGGCGGGCGCTCGGGCCCTGGCCGCCGTGCTCGCCGCGGGCGCGGTCGACGAACTGTACGTCTCCGCCGTCCGGTTGGGCGACGCCGGCGCCCTCCGGCTCGCCGAGGGTCTGGAGCGCGCACCGCACGGCCGGCTCATCCGGCTGTCCGTCGCCAGCAACGGCATCGGTCCACGGGCCGTCGTCCGTCTCGTCACGGCTGCCGCCGCGGCCGGCGTGACCCTGCTCGACCTCGGCCGGGTCCGGGCCGCCGCGGTCCTCGCGGCCGAGGACAACCACGTCGACCTCGCCGCCGCCGACGCCATCGGCCGGGCCCTCGCTCAGGCCGAGCACCGCCTCGGCCACCTCGTCCTCACCCATACCGGCATGCGCAGCCCGGAGGCCCACCGCCTCCTCGACCACGCGGCCGATTCCCGCACCGCCACCCGCTACCGGCTGGGCAACGGCATCGCCACCAGCGTCAAGCAGCGCCTGGCCGCCCTCAGCAGCCACATTCCCGCCCTCCCGATCCCACGGGACGTGGCGGCGGTCCGCAGCGTGTACCGAACGGCGCCGCCGGACGAGCAGTGA
- a CDS encoding acyl-ACP desaturase, whose translation MTITSPHLGSPSAWSDARLLYALEEVVEKELNRHLKIAKDWMPHEYVPWSDARNFPGLFEDGEAWDKEQSKVTEIGRIALVVNLLTEDNLPSYHHEIASLFGRDGAWGTWVHRWTAEEGRHGIVMRDYLLASRAVDPDKLEQFRMAHMSEGFESDNRHSMLHSIAYVAFQELATRISHRNTGHQSGDPVCDRMLARIATDENLHMVFYRNLLKAAFELAPDLTMQAVRDVVVDFRMPGHGIPGFERAAAQMAIGEVYNLRIHHDDVLQPVLRFLKVLEIDGLGPEGLQAQEELGLFMGGLNSEALKFDEKLAARKARMAARAGA comes from the coding sequence GTGACGATCACCTCCCCTCACCTCGGCAGCCCGTCCGCATGGTCCGACGCACGGCTGCTGTACGCGCTGGAGGAAGTGGTCGAGAAGGAACTCAACCGGCATCTGAAGATCGCCAAGGACTGGATGCCGCACGAGTACGTGCCCTGGAGCGACGCCCGCAACTTCCCCGGCCTGTTCGAGGACGGCGAGGCCTGGGACAAGGAACAGTCCAAGGTGACGGAGATCGGCCGGATCGCCCTCGTCGTGAACCTCCTGACGGAGGACAACCTCCCCAGCTACCACCACGAGATCGCCTCGCTCTTCGGCCGCGACGGCGCCTGGGGCACCTGGGTGCACCGCTGGACGGCCGAGGAGGGCCGGCACGGCATCGTGATGCGCGACTATCTGCTCGCCTCGCGCGCGGTGGACCCGGACAAGCTGGAGCAGTTCCGGATGGCGCACATGAGCGAGGGCTTCGAGTCCGACAACCGGCACTCGATGCTGCACTCGATCGCCTACGTCGCCTTCCAGGAGCTGGCGACCCGGATCTCGCACCGCAACACGGGCCACCAGTCCGGCGACCCCGTCTGCGACCGCATGCTGGCGCGCATCGCGACCGACGAGAACCTGCACATGGTCTTCTACCGCAACCTTCTGAAGGCCGCCTTCGAACTCGCCCCCGACCTGACCATGCAGGCGGTCCGGGACGTCGTGGTCGACTTCCGCATGCCCGGCCACGGCATCCCCGGCTTCGAGCGGGCCGCGGCTCAGATGGCGATCGGCGAGGTCTACAACCTGCGCATCCACCACGACGACGTCCTCCAGCCCGTGCTGCGCTTCCTGAAGGTCCTGGAGATCGACGGCCTGGGCCCGGAGGGCCTCCAGGCACAGGAGGAACTCGGCCTGTTCATGGGCGGTCTGAACTCCGAGGCGCTGAAGTTCGACGAGAAGCTGGCGGCCCGCAAGGCGCGGATGGCGGCCCGGGCCGGGGCCTGA
- a CDS encoding VOC family protein, with translation MLTTRFVDGAPNWIDVGTPDIEGAQSFYGGLFGWRFQSAGPDAGGYGFFQLDGRTVAGGMQTGPDQGPPAWTVYFQSADAQATAKAAEQAHGSVLFQPLDVMGQGHMAVLADQAGVPFGIWQPGRTKGVDAANEPGALCWVELYTPDIAAAAAFYHRVLGLETSAVPFPGGTYTCVNPGGAGEDTMFGGMVPLADDPTETDAHWLPYFEVEDTDALVEKAQGLGGTVRMPATTVEGVGRMAKLADPYGVRFAVIKSAPPQG, from the coding sequence ATGCTCACCACCCGATTCGTGGACGGCGCTCCCAACTGGATCGACGTCGGTACCCCCGACATCGAGGGCGCCCAGTCCTTCTACGGCGGTCTGTTCGGCTGGCGGTTCCAGTCGGCCGGGCCGGACGCCGGCGGCTACGGCTTCTTCCAGCTGGACGGCAGGACCGTCGCCGGCGGTATGCAGACCGGCCCGGATCAGGGTCCGCCCGCCTGGACGGTGTACTTCCAGAGCGCGGACGCGCAGGCCACCGCCAAGGCGGCCGAACAGGCCCACGGCAGCGTGCTGTTCCAGCCCCTGGACGTGATGGGCCAGGGGCACATGGCGGTTCTCGCCGACCAGGCGGGCGTGCCGTTCGGGATCTGGCAGCCCGGCCGGACCAAGGGCGTGGACGCGGCGAACGAGCCGGGTGCGCTGTGCTGGGTCGAGCTGTACACGCCGGACATCGCCGCGGCCGCCGCTTTCTACCACCGGGTCCTCGGACTGGAGACCTCGGCCGTGCCGTTCCCGGGCGGTACGTACACCTGTGTCAACCCTGGCGGTGCCGGAGAGGACACGATGTTCGGCGGGATGGTCCCGCTGGCCGACGACCCGACGGAGACCGACGCCCACTGGCTGCCGTACTTCGAGGTCGAGGACACGGACGCCCTGGTCGAGAAGGCACAGGGGCTGGGTGGCACGGTGCGCATGCCGGCGACGACCGTGGAGGGCGTCGGCCGCATGGCCAAGCTCGCCGACCCGTACGGCGTCCGCTTCGCGGTGATCAAGAGCGCGCCACCACAGGGCTGA
- a CDS encoding SDR family NAD(P)-dependent oxidoreductase, translating to MNEATGAAVTEAVADDAVVGGEAVGEAELAVFHRIVGRLRALPVDDPVRLRAEQVAASFARDGRLRRRKARGAEASAADAAAMAATATGALERREDAPLAGPGAPGVFRKPRTCYVCKAPYRRVDSFYHLLCPRCAADNTARRALSTDLSGRRVLLTGGRVKIGFQLALMMLRDGAELLVTSRFPHDTVRRFRAAPGSARWLDRLTVLAVDLRDPRQVLGLCEDLRQQDRPLDILVNNAAQTVRRPPESYALLAAGEHDTLPPGARQAPGFTPIGSLPGSATSLPVALREADEAGLLPDPSPENSWSARLGTLDPAEVLETQLVNALAPALLCDRLLPLLLASPHPRRYVVNVTAVEGRFAVRNKTAGHPHTNMAKAALNMLTRTSAAELAERGVHMCAVDTGWITDENPAPKKARMADAGFRTPLDVVDGAARVYDPIVRGEAGDPVSGVFLKDYREAEW from the coding sequence ATGAACGAGGCGACCGGTGCGGCGGTCACCGAAGCGGTGGCCGACGACGCGGTGGTCGGCGGTGAGGCGGTCGGCGAGGCCGAGCTGGCGGTCTTCCACCGGATCGTGGGCAGGCTGCGGGCGCTGCCCGTCGACGACCCGGTGCGGCTGAGGGCCGAGCAGGTGGCTGCGTCCTTCGCCCGGGACGGACGGCTCAGGCGCCGCAAGGCACGTGGGGCGGAGGCCTCGGCGGCCGACGCCGCGGCGATGGCCGCGACCGCCACCGGTGCCCTCGAACGCCGTGAGGACGCGCCGTTGGCCGGGCCCGGCGCCCCCGGAGTCTTCCGCAAGCCGCGCACCTGCTATGTCTGCAAGGCGCCGTATCGACGAGTCGACTCCTTCTACCATCTGCTCTGCCCCCGCTGCGCGGCCGACAACACCGCTCGCCGTGCCCTGAGCACGGACCTGAGCGGCCGTCGTGTGCTGCTCACCGGCGGCCGGGTGAAGATCGGCTTCCAGCTGGCGCTGATGATGCTCCGCGACGGCGCGGAACTGCTGGTCACCTCACGCTTCCCGCACGACACCGTGCGCCGCTTCCGGGCCGCACCGGGCAGCGCACGCTGGCTGGACCGGCTCACCGTCCTCGCCGTCGACCTGCGTGATCCGCGCCAGGTGCTCGGCCTGTGCGAGGACCTCAGGCAGCAGGACCGGCCACTGGACATCCTGGTCAACAACGCCGCCCAGACGGTCCGGCGGCCGCCCGAGTCGTACGCGCTGCTCGCCGCCGGCGAGCACGACACATTGCCCCCGGGCGCGCGGCAGGCGCCCGGGTTCACACCGATCGGCTCGCTGCCGGGCTCGGCCACCTCCCTGCCCGTTGCGCTGCGGGAGGCCGACGAGGCCGGGCTGCTGCCGGACCCGTCCCCCGAGAACTCCTGGTCGGCACGGCTCGGCACACTGGACCCGGCCGAGGTCCTGGAGACACAGCTCGTCAACGCGCTCGCCCCGGCCCTGCTGTGCGACCGGCTGCTGCCGCTGCTGCTGGCCTCGCCGCACCCGCGCCGCTATGTCGTCAACGTCACCGCGGTGGAGGGCCGTTTCGCCGTCCGCAACAAGACCGCCGGTCATCCGCACACCAACATGGCCAAGGCCGCCCTGAACATGCTGACCCGCACCAGCGCCGCCGAACTCGCCGAGCGGGGCGTGCACATGTGCGCCGTCGACACCGGGTGGATCACCGACGAGAACCCGGCGCCGAAGAAGGCCCGGATGGCGGACGCCGGTTTCCGCACCCCGCTGGACGTGGTGGACGGCGCGGCACGGGTCTACGACCCGATCGTGCGCGGCGAGGCAGGCGACCCGGTGTCCGGTGTGTTCCTGAAGGACTACCGGGAGGCGGAGTGGTGA
- a CDS encoding ABC-F family ATP-binding cassette domain-containing protein, translating to MSTSLTCTSLSFAWPDGTPVFDGLDTAFGPGRTGLVGVNGSGKSTLLKLLAGELAPADGTVKVTGEVGHLPQNVTLDTALRVDEALGIADRRAALHAIEAGDVAEEHFETVGDDWDVEERALVTLGELGLGHIGLDRTVGEVSGGESVLLRLAALLLRRPDVLLLDEPTNNLDLYARRRLYAAVAAWPGVLVVVSHDRELLDLVDQIADLRSGEITWYGGNFSAYEEALAVEQEAAERMVRVAEADLRKQKRELADAQVKLARRKRYGQKMWDSKREPKIVMGARKRAAQESAGKHRIMHEEKLAEARERLDEAVEAVRDDDEIRVDLPYTAVPPGRQVLTLENLEMTHGARVEGTLDLRGPERIALVGRNGSGKTTLLRTVAGELTAVAGEARAHVPLRFLPQRLDVLDDERTVAENVARFAPGVTNNRIRARLARFLFRGARADQRAGTLSGGERFRAALAALMLAEPAPQLLLLDEPTNNLDMASVRQLTSALESYEGALLVASHDLPFLESIGITRWLLLEEGELKEIAPEEVGHPAWFQRCT from the coding sequence ATGTCTACTTCCCTGACCTGCACGTCCCTGTCCTTCGCCTGGCCCGACGGCACCCCCGTCTTCGACGGCCTCGACACCGCCTTCGGCCCCGGCCGGACCGGTCTCGTCGGCGTCAACGGATCAGGCAAGTCAACCCTGTTGAAGCTGCTGGCCGGCGAGCTGGCCCCGGCCGACGGCACCGTCAAGGTGACCGGCGAGGTCGGTCACCTGCCGCAGAACGTCACGCTCGACACGGCGCTGCGCGTCGACGAGGCCCTCGGCATCGCCGACCGGCGCGCCGCCCTGCACGCCATCGAGGCGGGCGATGTCGCCGAGGAGCACTTCGAGACGGTCGGCGACGACTGGGACGTCGAGGAGCGCGCCCTCGTCACCCTCGGCGAACTCGGTCTCGGCCACATCGGCCTGGACCGCACCGTCGGCGAGGTGTCCGGCGGCGAGTCGGTGCTGCTGCGCCTGGCCGCGCTGCTGCTGCGCCGCCCTGACGTCCTGCTCCTTGACGAGCCCACCAACAACCTGGACCTGTACGCGCGCCGCCGGCTGTACGCGGCCGTCGCCGCCTGGCCGGGCGTGCTGGTGGTCGTCAGCCACGACCGTGAACTCCTGGACCTGGTCGACCAGATCGCCGATCTGCGCTCCGGGGAGATCACCTGGTACGGCGGCAACTTCTCGGCCTACGAGGAGGCTCTCGCCGTGGAACAGGAGGCGGCCGAGCGGATGGTGCGCGTCGCGGAGGCGGATCTGCGCAAGCAGAAGCGCGAACTCGCCGACGCCCAGGTCAAGCTGGCCCGCCGCAAGCGGTACGGGCAGAAGATGTGGGACTCGAAGCGGGAACCGAAGATCGTCATGGGCGCGCGCAAGCGTGCCGCCCAGGAGTCGGCCGGCAAACACCGGATCATGCACGAGGAGAAGCTCGCCGAGGCCAGGGAGCGTCTTGACGAGGCGGTGGAGGCCGTACGGGACGACGACGAGATCCGTGTCGACCTGCCGTACACCGCCGTCCCGCCGGGCCGGCAGGTGCTCACTCTGGAGAACCTGGAGATGACCCACGGGGCGCGTGTCGAGGGGACCCTCGATCTGCGCGGTCCGGAGCGGATCGCCCTCGTCGGCCGCAACGGCTCGGGCAAGACGACGCTGCTGCGGACCGTCGCCGGGGAGCTGACGGCAGTGGCCGGTGAGGCGAGGGCACACGTCCCGCTGCGGTTCCTGCCCCAGCGCCTGGACGTGCTGGACGACGAGCGCACGGTCGCCGAGAACGTGGCCCGGTTCGCGCCGGGCGTCACGAACAACCGGATCCGGGCGCGGCTCGCCCGCTTCCTGTTCCGGGGCGCGCGGGCCGACCAGAGGGCCGGGACGCTCTCGGGCGGCGAGCGTTTCCGTGCGGCCCTGGCCGCGCTGATGCTCGCCGAGCCCGCACCCCAGCTGCTTCTGCTGGACGAGCCGACCAACAACCTCGACATGGCGAGCGTCCGGCAGCTGACCTCGGCCCTGGAGTCGTACGAGGGAGCGCTGCTCGTGGCGAGCCACGACCTGCCGTTCCTGGAGTCGATCGGGATCACGCGGTGGCTGTTGCTGGAGGAGGGAGAGCTGAAGGAGATCGCGCCGGAGGAGGTCGGGCATCCCGCCTGGTTTCAACGGTGTACGTGA
- a CDS encoding WhiB family transcriptional regulator: MHIETITPADTAWQAQALCAQTGADFFFPEPGSSVREAKRICGMCEMRSACLDYALDNDERFGVWGGLSEKERLALRRTSS; the protein is encoded by the coding sequence ATGCACATCGAAACGATCACCCCGGCCGACACCGCCTGGCAGGCTCAGGCTCTGTGCGCGCAGACCGGGGCGGATTTCTTCTTCCCCGAGCCCGGCAGTTCGGTGCGCGAGGCGAAGCGCATCTGCGGCATGTGCGAGATGCGCTCGGCCTGCCTCGACTACGCGCTCGACAACGACGAACGCTTCGGCGTCTGGGGCGGCCTGTCCGAGAAGGAACGGCTCGCCCTGCGGCGCACGTCCTCCTGA